aaTTATCTTGTTAATGTATGTTACCAAAAAATGACAGTGATGCTTGCACAAATATCCTCCAGTTTACTCCATTAAGGAAGTAGTCAGTTTATCTGGGACAGTGTTTGTCGTGTCAGAATTTTAACCTTTTCTAATCCATGTTTGAAACCTCATCTTGTCGTACAAGTTTGTTTTTATGCAATTACCCAATTGAAGTAGCTAGGACCTCACTATTATATGACTGAAAATAACTATCTGGGAGCATTGCCAAGATGACCAGATTTTACTAGATGGACTGTGGCACTGTCCTGACTGTGCCATTAGCctcacttacacatacacacttctgTTGTCAGAGGGCCAGCCAGAAATCATGTTGCATTGTGTATCTGCCTTAATTGGTGGCAGTTTTAACTTTCTAATCGACAACTGTTGTGAAGTCTGATTTGAATAGTAATATTTATTGACCTAACTAGCATGCATTGATCATGTTTTCAAGTCATTCTGTTTGCAGCTGTCTGGCCCAGATGTGTTTCTAATTTTGAAATCTTTCTAGACTTTTGACCTGCCATGCCTCCAAAAAAAGCTgcaaagaggagaaaagaaaatgagactGAGGACTCTTCACAGAAAAAAGTGAAAGGTACAGCTCAAAATGGATaatgccttttttttaatacaacatTAATGTACATAATCTGTTAGTGTCTGACTCTTGGGTGTGAATGTAGTCTCTCACAGGAGTCATGGTCAGGAGAAGGGACTGGTCCTGGTTCTTGGGCAGGGAGATGTGGGACAGCTAGGTCTGGGTGAGGATGTGCTCGAGAGGAAGAAGCCTGCTTTGGTGACTCTTCCAGAGGGCATTGTGCAGGCTGTTGCAGGGGGCATGCACACAGTGTGCCTCAGCGACACAGGAAACGTATGGTTCTTCAAAAATCATGTCGCCACAATTTAAGGATTAAGCTTGTTCTCTTTGAGgccatgtttaatatttatgtttactGCTTCCTGTTGCAGATCTACACGTTCGGCTGCAATGATGAGGGGGCACTGGGCAGGGATACCTCAGAGGAGGGTTCTGAGATGGTGCCAGGAAAGGTGGAGTTGGCCGAGAAGGTAGTGCAGGTCAGTGCAGGTGACAGCCACACTGCCGCTCTCACAGAAGATGGCGCAGTCTTCATCTGGGGATCCTTTAGGGTGAGTTGACTTTGAATCAAAATTTTTGCTGTAGCATAAAGATAATCAAAATTACATGCACAAAATCTGAGTAAAATctagttgtttttttaattgtagGTGTGCCCATTGCCAGTCTTAGAATCCTGTACAATTAGATAATTCGATATTTAAAGACCTCTGATTGAATTTGCCAGTTTATAAGACTTGCTACTTGTCAGACTTGGGAGCTCAGTCTGTTGCCATGCAGTACTGGTGTTGTGCACTCCTGTTTTATACtattcattttctattattCACAATAATTAAATGATCTGAAGTTTTGGTTGATGGCCAACATTTTAGTTTTAATTGAATCTTTCTCCTCCTGTGGCTTATGGCAGTATAGTTTTGACATTTGTTGGTCTCAAAACAATACCTTAATCATGTCGTGCATTTGCTGTATATATGTTGGTAAAGCTTTTATGAATCATATGCTTCTTGTACCTTTTGTAatacattgtaaaaaaaaacattgtttttgttttttttttcttacaggatAACAATGGTATCATTGGCCTCCTTGAGCCGATGAAGAAATGTACCTTGCCTGTCAAAGTCCCCATAGACACTCCAGTGGTAAAAATAGTTTCAGGTGAGGTTTCAGCTTGTTTGTTATAGGCTAAATGCTAtgactgtttttgtttctaatgaagctgctgttcatTTCTAAAGGAAATGATCACCTAGTTATGCTAACTTTGAATGGAGCTCTCTACACTTCCGGCTGTGGAGAGCAGGGCCAGCTGGGAAGAGTACCGGAGTGCTTTGCCAGCCGGGGGGGCAGAAAGGGGTTGAGTATGTGGTGgttgttttttatattatttttttttatgtatcaTGAAACAGTGGCTACTGTTTTAACCAATAGGCTTGAAGTTGattctttatttcctttgttTCTACCATTGAAGTGAGGTTACTGGAGCCACAGATGGTTATGGTGAAACCTCGAGGGAAGGTCCAATTTATTGATGCCTTTTGTGGTGCATACTTTACGTTTGCCATTTCCAAAGATGGTCATGTCTATGGCTTTGGACTCTCCAACTATCACCAGCTGGGTAGGTTATCAAAGGCAAGTCGGTAATGTCTGGGATCCCCAGTAAAGCAACATACTTGGAGAAAAAATTCATTAGTACTACAGCTATGGAAAATTGTATCCTTTATTTTCAAGGACACAACTGAACAAAGAGTATAGGATACAACAACCATTACACTTAGAAATACAAAGCTTTAAAGCTGTGTTTAATCAGCTGTCTACAtttgtttgtaatgtttttctttGAAGGTACCTCAAGCACAAACACATGCTTTGTTCCTGTAAAGCTCACTGCCTTCAAAAATTCCACCACCTCCTGGGTCGGCTTCTCTGGTGGacaacaccacactgtctgCTTGGACTCTGAAggtaaatacataaatacattttaaacatgaacaccacctttaaaacatttcacacagcagtttttaatatttaatgaaacGGTGCATTTAAAAATCTTGATCATTTTGTTATTTACTTGCAGGGCAGGTTTACAGCCTTGGTCGTGCTGAGTATGGGCGTCTGGGCCTGGGGGAAGGTGTGATGGAAAAGAGTGAGCCCACATCAGTTACAGGAATCACCACGGCCTGTGTGGTAGCATGTGGAGCATCTGTGAGCTATGCAGTCACTAAAGAAGGTTGGTGACAGGCAATGATGGCACACAGTGCACAAGGGATTGTATAACCCATTGTGGCTTGAAACATACAGATCATATTGGTCACTTAGTGGTGGCTCTAATAAAGCCTTGGTCAATATAGTGTTGCAGAACATTAAAAGAAGATGCTGTGGCAAACTGAACTGGTTAAATTCCATCTGAGCCATTGAAGTGCAGTGCTTTTTATTTAGCAGCATTTCTTAATTTGAAAAGATGTATGGTGGCTATCAGTCGAGGTTTACATTAGCCTTATGCCCCCTTCTTTGTGTACATCACAGGTTCTGTATATGCATGGGGCATGGGCACCAACATGCAGCTGggcacaggagatgaagaggatgTTTGGAGCCCAATGGAGATGGCGGGCAAGCAGCTGGAAAACAGGGTTGTTCTTTCTGTCTCCAGTGGAGGGCAGCACACAGTCTTACTGGTCAAAGACAAGCAAGAGAGCTGATATTAAACCCAGATGCTGAAAGCTGAGCTGTACTACTGTTCTGGTGGTAAATGTTAAAGTAAAACTTGATCGGGGGTGCTGGGGGAAAATCTGGGGTTTGTTTAAACTTCCTGTACTGTACTAAGCTCAGTGGTTAGGTAAAGATGGGTGGGTCTCATCTGATTAAACATTTCTCCCACTTTGTGGTGAGCCTAAGTATTTGCTGGGTGTGCTCCAGTAGATCATGATCAAAAagactatttttttaaaactgtattttgcttctttttcttaATTCTTTTTAATGCGAATCAGTAGTAAAATTGCCAGCTGAGAGAACATATGTATGTAATGTATTGATAGTTTAAAGAGGTTTTAGGACAGTTCCCTGCAAAGGgattttaaaagttttaaaatctTTGCCTAGAGCAATACATATGTACAGTGGCTGCAGCTGCAATGTgttctttacatttttacagGTAAAGAAATTTGTTTGGTATTGCTGTCATTTACAGTATTCACTGTTCCTTAAGATGCAAGTACCAGTTGTTGATTGCATCCATCATGTGCTTGCCCTGTGGGAAgtgtaataaaaattaaagactttacagagttttttttaatttatttatttattttaatttttttaatgaattctaCTCAGATGACACAACTTCTATGTAAGCCATTGGTCAGTATTTACAGTGTTTATCTGCTCTGCTTAAGCAAACCTTGCTAATTTTAGAACAGATCCCTTGCTAATTTAGTTTAGTCAGTTTTAATGCCATTCTAATATGGTGAGTTACCTGCTGTCTGgaatatttaatttcatattGCGTTTCCTAACAAAGCAAATCAGGTGTGTGCAGAGTATTGTACAGAGTTTCCTAATCGAATTAGCTGTGACTATGACCATAATGACGCAAACAAATTAAcattcatttcaaataaaagaTGTATTAGGGATCTTTCAAGTAATGGTGTAAACCTAAGTCAAGCTGCTCTAGAAGATTCCCATGGAAAATGTCCAAATGatattgagggtttttttttcccctcccgtCCCCCCTCAGAACAAGAGATTGATATTTCTGAATTTCAAATCAGTCTGGCTTTCGGGAGTGAATTGCATTGTGTGCTCTGAGTGTCATAGTGAGTCATGTAGAAACTGTACAGTATCTGAGCTGAAAAGCCCTTGTAAGCTCATTTAGTCTAAAACCTTTGAAATGTTAACAGCCTTTTGTGCAAGCACATAACTGGCTtctattttctgtgtttttctgatttacttttctgtttctgtttccgattccatctttttattttatttattgatttccAGAAAGTTGACTAAATAACTGAGACTTAACAGAAATTTGGAATACAGATTTAACAATATGGGGGGAAATGGATTTCTTTGGGCAGTACTTTGGTGAAAACACAATGGTGATTTCAGGATAATTGCGCTCGCTGTTGGTTTTCCAGCATGCCGCCAAGCAGGATTTCATATGGCTCACTGCTCTCGCAGCTGTCCCCTGTCTGTGTCCTTGTTCAGACCTGTGAATCCCTGCAGCTCCCCTTGGTTGGGtgggttgggttttttttgtttgtttgtttgtttggggggGGGTTCTCTCTTCCCCCCTGCATTCTCCTTTTTTTATATCATTGTAATGGTGctttttataaaacaaaaaacaaaatattattattaaaccctGTTTCATGCTCCTCTAGAACTTTGTCTTGTTTTGACCGCTCCTTAGTGTTATAGATATTAACCAATTCTGGCTCCATCTTTAGTAACAggtcttttttatatataggtGAGGTTATTTAGTCAACTAAAGTTGGGAATCTGAGTCTATCATGAGCACAGACCTACCCAAACTAGACCagtgaagactggaaaaaggtTTTTGCAAAGTCTCTGTGCATGATGGCCTCTGAACCCTGTTCTTGGcagacaggagtggaacctgatgatGTCTGCTTTTGTAGAATGTCCACCTCAGGGTTTATGTGATGTTTACTGAAGCTTTTCTGCTCTCACAGCTTGTAGAGCGTTTTATTTTCTGTTACCATCCTACCTGGTGGCTTTAACCAATCAGGCCATTTTCTCTGCCCTCTCATCAAGGTGTTTCCTCCCACAgaactctcactcactcagttttttgcaccattctgtgtaactCTAAAGACTATTGTTTGTGAAATGTGTAGAAGATCAGTCATTTCTGAAATACTAATCTAAATCTAGTCCATCTGGCACAAGCAACCATGCCACAGGTCTAGTCAGAGATAGTTTTTCCCAATTCTAATGTATGATGTGAGCAATAACAAGCTCTTGACCTCTATCTGCAAGATTCTATGCAGTGTGCTACTGCCACGttattggctgattagataactgaaTAAATGAGCATTTGGATGCATTCCTATTAGGCTTTTCAGTCACGGCTTATCATTTGAAGAACTATAGGATAGGTTACATTGTAAACTCATATAGATGTAGATATTGTCTGTTTTCCTGTCACTAGAATTCACCAGCTAGttagaaaatgaaatgatttaccTGCCCAacaaggaaaaaataaacaaaatctatAGCTCAAATGCTGTTTCTTTTGTAGTACAGTATTGGACTCAAAAGTCAGTCTTGCTTTTATGCTTATTATTTTCACTCACCTGATTGGCTACAGTTGCTACAAATCATCATATAGTCAGTCTTTCATGCCTGAAATGGCGTGATGTATCAGAGCTGGTGTATAATGTATGTTGACACATTTCTTGCCAGCTCCACCTGGACAATTCAGTCAGTGCTATACAGTATAACAGGATTTTCACAAACTGGCCTTTTTGGTGTTTGGATTTTTGGTGTTTTTGCACcaagatatatatatctattttttctGACTGAATGGCTCAATATTACTGTGTATTGTCTCCCCTACACAAACTGATGTGTTCAGTTCTGCTGACGCTGTTCTCAGTATGTCTGTCTGGTATGAAAGGGGGTGTTTATGGTGATGTGCAGGATTTGCTGCGGCTGAAAGTCTTCTCCTATTGTAGTGGttcatgctgctgcttttcacCCACATGAGCACAGTGTCAGTGagacaaaaacagctcagaatTCTGACATGCTCTCTTGTGTAACATCACTTACAGCTGTAGGATTGAGC
The nucleotide sequence above comes from Hemibagrus wyckioides isolate EC202008001 linkage group LG01, SWU_Hwy_1.0, whole genome shotgun sequence. Encoded proteins:
- the rcc1 gene encoding regulator of chromosome condensation, which translates into the protein MPPKKAAKRRKENETEDSSQKKVKVSHRSHGQEKGLVLVLGQGDVGQLGLGEDVLERKKPALVTLPEGIVQAVAGGMHTVCLSDTGNIYTFGCNDEGALGRDTSEEGSEMVPGKVELAEKVVQVSAGDSHTAALTEDGAVFIWGSFRDNNGIIGLLEPMKKCTLPVKVPIDTPVVKIVSGNDHLVMLTLNGALYTSGCGEQGQLGRVPECFASRGGRKGLMRLLEPQMVMVKPRGKVQFIDAFCGAYFTFAISKDGHVYGFGLSNYHQLGTSSTNTCFVPVKLTAFKNSTTSWVGFSGGQHHTVCLDSEGQVYSLGRAEYGRLGLGEGVMEKSEPTSVTGITTACVVACGASVSYAVTKEGSVYAWGMGTNMQLGTGDEEDVWSPMEMAGKQLENRVVLSVSSGGQHTVLLVKDKQES